The following proteins come from a genomic window of Corallococcus sp. NCRR:
- a CDS encoding AAA family ATPase, whose translation MSVSFEVAAAEVRDALTDASRGLVEREAMVELVALSAVAGEHLLVVGPPGTAKSEAVRRTARGLGGSYFEYLLGRFTEPSEIFGPVDLRKLREGLVETETAGMLPEAEVAFLDEVFLGSTAILNTLLGLLNERTFRRGHTRMQCPLRVCVGASNALPEDDALAAFADRFLARIFVEPVPDPRLEELLEGGASLWVDAAPRVASLQSLDVVAQAARRADLGPVRPHLAQALRTLRAAGIALSDRRAVKVQRLVAAASALAGRTTPGVADLWPLVYAVPTKEAQALARDVLRDVLSASENLALPAAALEASAGPLARAQRIAQAGQVLLESRPVEGDVDAVAAWRLKLEGVAREMDAGFAPEALPETLRALRGAVAAVLAEASTRAA comes from the coding sequence ATGTCCGTATCTTTCGAAGTCGCGGCGGCCGAGGTCCGCGACGCGCTCACCGACGCGAGCCGGGGGCTGGTCGAGCGCGAGGCGATGGTGGAGCTGGTGGCGTTGTCGGCGGTGGCGGGCGAGCACCTGCTCGTGGTGGGCCCGCCGGGGACGGCGAAGAGTGAAGCCGTGCGCAGGACGGCGCGCGGCCTGGGCGGTTCGTACTTCGAGTACCTGCTGGGGCGCTTCACGGAGCCGTCTGAAATCTTCGGGCCGGTGGACCTGCGCAAGCTGCGCGAGGGGCTGGTGGAGACGGAGACGGCGGGCATGTTGCCGGAGGCGGAGGTGGCCTTCCTGGACGAGGTGTTCCTGGGCTCCACCGCCATCCTCAACACGCTCTTGGGCCTGCTCAACGAGCGGACGTTCCGGCGGGGCCACACGCGCATGCAGTGTCCGCTGCGGGTGTGCGTGGGCGCGTCCAACGCGCTGCCGGAGGATGACGCGCTGGCCGCGTTCGCGGACCGGTTCCTCGCGCGCATCTTCGTGGAGCCGGTGCCGGATCCGCGGCTGGAGGAGCTGCTGGAGGGCGGCGCGTCGCTGTGGGTGGACGCGGCGCCGCGAGTGGCGTCGCTCCAGTCCCTGGACGTGGTGGCCCAGGCGGCGAGGCGCGCGGACCTGGGGCCGGTGAGGCCGCACCTGGCGCAGGCGCTGCGGACGCTGCGGGCGGCGGGCATCGCGCTGTCGGACCGGCGCGCGGTGAAGGTGCAGCGGCTGGTGGCCGCCGCCTCGGCGCTGGCGGGGCGGACGACGCCGGGCGTGGCGGACCTGTGGCCGCTCGTCTACGCGGTGCCCACGAAGGAGGCGCAGGCGCTGGCGCGCGACGTGCTGCGTGACGTGCTGTCCGCGTCGGAGAACCTGGCGCTGCCGGCCGCGGCGCTGGAGGCGAGCGCGGGGCCGCTGGCCCGGGCCCAGCGCATCGCGCAGGCGGGGCAGGTGCTGCTGGAGTCGCGGCCCGTGGAGGGGGACGTTGACGCCGTGGCCGCGTGGCGGCTCAAGCTGGAGGGCGTGGCGCGCGAGATGGACGCGGGCTTCGCGCCGGAAGCGCTGCCGGA
- a CDS encoding YqiA/YcfP family alpha/beta fold hydrolase, with protein sequence MNAPPPPTSGPRWLYLHGFASGPLSAKGVWLDAYWAKQGIPLERLNLRVPSLEHLSLHAMLDTVRDALGAPNDRAVLIGSSMGGYVAARTAEQDARVGALVLLAPAFHFVEQLQRRLGPNNWTEWKRTGYLETDDHAEKRRTRVHHGIMEEAALMDAKRGPWPDVRVPTLIIHGRQDDTCDVRYSREWSKGKRHVRLVEVDDGHELTASLELIAKEADAFLTPWRGVEQTRQVFTGG encoded by the coding sequence ATGAACGCGCCGCCGCCCCCCACCTCCGGTCCCCGCTGGCTCTACCTGCACGGCTTCGCCTCCGGCCCCCTCTCCGCCAAGGGCGTCTGGCTGGACGCGTACTGGGCGAAGCAGGGCATCCCCCTGGAGCGCCTCAACCTGCGCGTGCCGTCGCTGGAGCACCTGAGCCTGCACGCCATGCTGGACACCGTGCGGGACGCGCTGGGCGCCCCCAACGACCGCGCCGTCCTCATCGGCTCCAGCATGGGCGGGTACGTCGCCGCTCGCACCGCGGAACAGGACGCCCGCGTGGGCGCGCTGGTGCTGCTGGCCCCGGCCTTCCACTTCGTGGAGCAGCTCCAGCGCCGCCTGGGCCCCAACAACTGGACGGAGTGGAAGCGCACGGGCTACCTGGAGACGGACGACCACGCGGAGAAGCGCCGCACGCGCGTGCACCACGGCATCATGGAGGAGGCCGCGCTCATGGACGCGAAGCGCGGCCCCTGGCCAGACGTGCGCGTGCCCACCCTCATCATCCACGGCCGCCAGGACGACACCTGCGACGTGCGCTATTCGCGCGAATGGTCCAAAGGCAAACGCCACGTCCGGCTGGTGGAGGTGGACGACGGCCATGAGCTGACCGCTTCGTTGGAGCTCATCGCGAAGGAGGCGGATGCCTTTCTCACGCCGTGGCGAGGTGTGGAGCAAACGCGGCAGGTGTTCACTGGCGGCTGA
- a CDS encoding MATE family efflux transporter, which produces MPPEAAEPSVSSSPPAGGTKGELRALLRLAIPLCIAQAGQSLMSVTDTFIVGRAGTSALAAVGLSHALFFAVSSFGMGLMMGVDPLVSQAIGAGNPRRARDVLWQGVWLSAFVGVVLWAVLITVPSGLPWVGVAEEQIVQVRAFLHFRAPSLPLMLIFLTVRAYLQAIGTPRPLVVSAVLANIINVMLVPLFVFGGASLPAWAGPLTHVPAMGAAGAALSTLLCTALEVLIVARAVQAIPVPGTPSRKPVKADQLRAFRVGLPIGLHIAAEVGVFALAGVLSAKLGPESVGAHQIAISFASLTFTMALGIGNAGSVRVGWAVGAHDTPQARRSGLMAFALGAVVMSLGGLVFALFPRGLARLAGAPEDVLPLLLPLLMVSAIFQIFDGVQGVGAGVLRGAGQTRFTFLANIVGHYAVGLPLTLLLGFHLGMGVLGIWWGLCAGLISVAAAVLWRFWRVSAGTLRPLEG; this is translated from the coding sequence ATGCCGCCCGAAGCCGCCGAGCCCTCCGTATCGTCCTCCCCCCCGGCCGGAGGCACGAAGGGGGAGCTGCGCGCCCTGCTGCGGCTGGCGATTCCCCTGTGCATCGCGCAGGCGGGCCAGTCCCTGATGAGCGTGACAGACACCTTCATCGTCGGCCGGGCTGGCACGTCCGCCCTGGCGGCGGTGGGCCTGAGCCACGCCCTCTTCTTCGCCGTCAGCAGCTTCGGCATGGGGCTGATGATGGGCGTGGACCCGCTGGTGTCCCAGGCCATTGGCGCCGGCAACCCGCGCCGCGCGCGGGACGTGCTCTGGCAGGGCGTGTGGCTGTCCGCCTTCGTGGGCGTGGTGCTGTGGGCGGTGCTCATCACCGTGCCCAGCGGTCTGCCGTGGGTGGGCGTGGCGGAGGAGCAGATCGTCCAGGTGCGCGCCTTCCTGCACTTCCGCGCGCCCAGCCTGCCCCTGATGCTCATCTTCCTCACGGTGCGCGCGTACCTGCAGGCCATCGGGACGCCCCGGCCGCTGGTGGTGTCCGCCGTGCTGGCCAACATCATCAACGTGATGCTGGTGCCGCTGTTCGTCTTCGGCGGCGCGTCGTTGCCCGCGTGGGCGGGGCCGCTCACCCACGTGCCGGCCATGGGCGCGGCGGGCGCGGCGCTGTCCACGCTGTTGTGCACGGCCCTGGAGGTGCTCATCGTCGCGCGGGCGGTGCAGGCCATCCCGGTGCCGGGCACGCCGTCGCGCAAGCCGGTGAAGGCGGATCAGCTGCGAGCGTTCCGGGTGGGGCTGCCCATCGGCCTGCACATCGCGGCGGAGGTGGGCGTCTTCGCGCTGGCGGGCGTGCTGTCCGCGAAGCTGGGGCCGGAGAGCGTGGGCGCGCATCAAATCGCCATCTCCTTCGCCAGCCTCACCTTCACCATGGCGCTGGGCATCGGCAACGCGGGCAGCGTGCGCGTGGGCTGGGCCGTGGGCGCGCACGACACGCCCCAGGCCCGCCGGAGCGGGCTGATGGCCTTCGCCCTCGGCGCGGTGGTCATGTCGCTCGGCGGGCTCGTGTTCGCGCTCTTCCCCCGGGGCCTGGCGAGGCTGGCCGGGGCTCCGGAGGACGTGCTGCCGCTCCTGCTGCCCCTGCTGATGGTGAGCGCCATCTTCCAGATCTTCGACGGCGTGCAGGGCGTGGGCGCGGGCGTGCTGCGCGGCGCCGGCCAGACGCGCTTCACCTTCCTGGCCAACATCGTGGGCCACTACGCCGTGGGCCTGCCCCTGACCCTGCTCCTGGGGTTCCACCTGGGCATGGGCGTGCTGGGCATCTGGTGGGGCCTGTGCGCGGGCCTCATCTCCGTGGCCGCCGCCGTGCTGTGGCGCTTCTGGCGCGTCAGCGCGGGCACCCTCCGCCCCTTGGAGGGCTGA
- a CDS encoding esterase family protein → MNREYHRWHSPRLNRDMEVLLYGHSGEPVILVPTSKGRFFQAEDFGLIGAISDCIAAGRYVVVCVDSVDEESWYNKGVVPAARVARHAQWEDYLLHEVVPLARGRSTGGRLTLAGCSLGGFHTYNVGLRHPDVFQRLISMGGKFETEDFLDGHHDEQVYFHTAPQWLPGLNDPGRLSALRRVEMTLAVGEHDFCRPSNENLSKLLWQKDIRNDLSIWDGGTHDWPVWRRMIRQYLPA, encoded by the coding sequence ATGAACCGCGAATACCACCGCTGGCACAGCCCGCGGCTGAACCGGGACATGGAAGTGCTGCTGTACGGGCACTCGGGCGAACCCGTCATCCTGGTGCCCACGAGCAAGGGCCGCTTCTTCCAGGCCGAGGACTTCGGCCTCATCGGCGCCATCTCGGACTGCATCGCCGCGGGCCGCTACGTCGTGGTGTGCGTGGACTCGGTGGATGAGGAGTCCTGGTACAACAAGGGCGTCGTCCCCGCCGCGCGCGTGGCCCGCCATGCCCAGTGGGAGGACTACCTGCTGCATGAGGTGGTGCCGCTCGCGAGGGGCCGCTCCACCGGAGGCCGCCTCACGCTCGCCGGGTGCAGCCTGGGCGGCTTCCACACGTACAACGTGGGCCTGCGCCACCCGGACGTCTTCCAGCGCCTCATCTCCATGGGCGGCAAGTTCGAGACGGAGGACTTCCTCGACGGCCACCACGACGAACAGGTGTACTTCCACACCGCGCCGCAGTGGCTGCCGGGCCTGAACGACCCCGGGCGCCTGTCCGCCCTGCGCCGCGTGGAGATGACCCTGGCCGTGGGCGAGCACGACTTCTGCCGCCCCTCCAACGAGAACCTCTCCAAGCTCCTCTGGCAGAAGGACATCCGCAACGACCTGTCCATCTGGGACGGCGGCACCCACGACTGGCCCGTGTGGCGGCGGATGATCCGCCAGTACCTGCCGGCCTGA
- a CDS encoding LysM peptidoglycan-binding domain-containing protein, with protein MSNYRIRPGDTLSGLAARFGTSVQKLARDNNISNPDLIISGRTLRIGHSGRDSFDAGGRQGIRGGRGVGGGADVGGPMGVAPTGGTATGRRLAEAARAAAMGMGGYNSQGLCATGVSRAIRNSMGIGVSGNGNQIDNNLPRDKFRQVDMSLEDALKIPGLVLTWESTSTRLGSIYGHTAVTLGDGHSSASDFIERNTTNSGRSGFKVFMPIE; from the coding sequence ATGTCCAACTACCGCATCCGCCCCGGCGACACCCTCTCTGGCCTGGCCGCTCGTTTCGGCACCTCCGTGCAGAAGCTGGCGCGCGACAACAACATCTCGAACCCGGACCTCATCATCTCGGGTCGGACGCTGCGCATCGGCCACTCCGGCCGTGACAGCTTCGACGCCGGTGGCCGTCAGGGCATCCGGGGCGGGCGTGGCGTGGGTGGCGGCGCGGACGTGGGCGGCCCCATGGGCGTGGCCCCCACCGGCGGAACGGCCACGGGGCGCCGGCTGGCGGAGGCGGCGCGCGCGGCGGCCATGGGCATGGGCGGCTACAACAGCCAGGGCCTGTGCGCCACGGGCGTGAGCCGGGCCATCCGCAACTCCATGGGCATCGGCGTGTCCGGCAACGGCAACCAGATCGACAACAACCTGCCGCGCGACAAGTTCCGCCAGGTGGACATGTCCCTGGAGGACGCGCTGAAGATTCCGGGCCTCGTGCTCACCTGGGAGAGCACCTCCACGCGCCTGGGCAGCATCTACGGCCACACGGCGGTGACGCTGGGCGACGGCCACTCGTCCGCCAGCGACTTCATCGAGCGCAACACCACGAACAGCGGCCGCTCGGGCTTCAAGGTGTTCATGCCCATCGAGTAG